A window from Nitrospira sp. ND1 encodes these proteins:
- a CDS encoding Tim44 domain-containing protein: protein MNTTKLMAACLVLSLVGVPTISFAKARGGSGGGFSSGRSSGSSGSMGSRGSRTYQDNGAKPIEQSTTARQATSPPPSVASGPASTARPTPAAQPSWIQRNPLLAGIAGGLAGSWIGHMLFGATDSSARTNEAGEQVGETGQAGASGPSGMLILLMLMGAGALFFYLRSRKPAVAPDFSGITRSSAVSGSLLDDSSVSTLRTATIDSEITSADKAAFQQSLTDIQTAWGKQDLSALRRLVTPEMLEYFSTGLAELTSQDQANRVEDVVLLQAEVRESWVENTVQYATVSLHWSARDYTVSLSKAPGDAGYLIEGSAEKPIETTEVWTFMRYQHGKWLLSAIQQVA, encoded by the coding sequence TTGAATACAACTAAATTGATGGCTGCATGTCTTGTGTTGTCTCTCGTCGGCGTGCCGACGATTTCCTTTGCGAAGGCGCGGGGGGGATCGGGGGGAGGGTTCTCCAGTGGGCGCAGCAGTGGTTCATCCGGCAGCATGGGCAGCCGTGGTTCGCGCACCTATCAAGACAACGGCGCGAAGCCGATCGAACAATCTACGACCGCCAGGCAGGCCACGAGCCCGCCGCCTTCCGTCGCCAGCGGTCCGGCCTCGACGGCCAGGCCGACGCCTGCTGCGCAGCCGTCATGGATTCAGCGCAATCCTCTGTTGGCGGGTATCGCCGGCGGTCTGGCCGGATCATGGATCGGTCATATGCTGTTCGGGGCGACCGACAGCAGCGCGCGAACGAACGAAGCGGGTGAACAGGTCGGGGAAACCGGTCAGGCCGGGGCTTCCGGTCCCAGCGGAATGCTTATTTTGTTGATGCTCATGGGCGCCGGGGCCCTGTTTTTCTATCTACGATCGCGTAAGCCTGCGGTGGCGCCTGATTTCTCAGGCATCACGCGGAGCAGTGCGGTGAGTGGCTCGCTCTTGGACGATTCGTCCGTGTCGACACTCCGAACCGCCACAATCGATAGCGAGATCACCTCAGCCGACAAGGCGGCCTTTCAGCAATCGTTGACCGACATCCAAACCGCCTGGGGGAAGCAGGATCTGTCCGCATTGCGTCGGCTGGTGACGCCGGAGATGCTGGAGTATTTCAGTACCGGATTGGCCGAACTGACCAGTCAGGATCAGGCGAACCGTGTGGAGGATGTGGTGCTGCTCCAAGCCGAAGTTCGGGAGTCGTGGGTTGAAAATACGGTGCAGTATGCGACGGTGAGCCTGCATTGGAGCGCCCGGGACTATACCGTGTCCCTGTCGAAGGCACCGGGCGATGCCGGGTATCTCATCGAGGGGAGTGCAGAGAAGCCGATCGAGACGACGGAGGTCTGGACCTTTATGCGATATCAACACGGCAAGTGGTTGTTGTCCGCGATTCAGCAGGTCGCGTAA
- a CDS encoding glycosyltransferase, with product MRIAHISPFLEQVSSESQDPQGRMIFHLTKQLTRLGHEVMVFASGDSRTAGELIPVAPLSMRSYPAPKRHLAEALAMLALEKAFATLPSFDIIHLHSGLSCLPLMRRSPIPIVSTVYDALDAPEVIKVYREFKELALIATCAEQLKQVPDLNWQAVIPCLDMLRWKNEPQAVEKIARAHETVYEWSTIGMGLPERVAPHLRVVTSAKANTTHERSIAASPY from the coding sequence ATGCGGATTGCTCACATCAGCCCGTTTCTGGAACAGGTGTCATCCGAGAGTCAGGACCCGCAGGGCAGGATGATCTTCCATTTGACGAAGCAATTGACCCGGCTGGGACATGAAGTGATGGTCTTTGCCAGTGGGGACAGCAGAACAGCCGGTGAGCTGATCCCCGTCGCTCCGCTTTCCATGCGATCCTATCCTGCGCCGAAACGCCATCTCGCGGAGGCATTGGCCATGCTGGCATTGGAGAAAGCGTTCGCCACGCTGCCGTCCTTCGACATCATCCATCTTCACTCAGGATTGTCTTGTTTGCCGCTGATGCGTCGTAGCCCGATTCCGATCGTCTCGACCGTGTACGATGCTCTGGACGCCCCCGAAGTGATCAAGGTCTATCGTGAATTTAAGGAGTTGGCCTTGATCGCGACATGCGCGGAGCAACTCAAACAGGTGCCTGACTTGAATTGGCAAGCGGTCATTCCCTGCTTGGACATGCTGCGGTGGAAGAACGAGCCGCAGGCCGTGGAAAAGATCGCGCGCGCGCACGAGACGGTCTACGAATGGAGTACGATCGGGATGGGTCTCCCCGAACGCGTCGCGCCTCACTTGCGTGTTGTCACGAGCGCGAAGGCCAACACCACCCACGAGCGCTCTATCGCAGCTTCCCCATACTGA
- a CDS encoding response regulator transcription factor, producing MRILLVEDDADLAQFIRKGLKEERYAVDVASNGEQGFELGIANPYDLIILDIMLPVLDGLSLCRRLRDTGVTAPVLLLTARDTVQDKVSGLDMGADDYLTKPFAFAELLARARALLRRGGPQLQARLTAADLELDPATHRVCRSGNEIALTNKEYALLEFLLRNKNRVLTRTAIIEHVWDISYDPMTNIVDAHIRSLRAKMDRDFSPALITTVRGAGYMLEDEEAGR from the coding sequence ATGCGCATTCTTCTCGTAGAAGATGATGCTGATCTGGCGCAATTCATCCGAAAGGGCTTGAAGGAAGAGCGCTATGCGGTGGATGTCGCGTCTAATGGCGAGCAGGGGTTCGAGCTCGGCATCGCGAATCCGTACGATCTCATCATCCTGGACATCATGCTGCCTGTGCTCGATGGCCTGTCACTCTGTCGTCGTTTACGCGATACCGGCGTGACGGCGCCTGTCTTGCTGTTGACCGCCCGCGATACGGTGCAGGACAAGGTCTCCGGTCTGGACATGGGCGCCGATGACTATTTGACGAAACCGTTTGCCTTCGCAGAACTCCTCGCGAGAGCGAGGGCCCTGTTGCGACGTGGCGGGCCTCAACTGCAGGCCCGGCTGACGGCCGCCGACCTGGAGCTGGATCCGGCGACTCACCGGGTGTGCAGGAGCGGCAATGAAATCGCGCTGACGAACAAGGAGTACGCGCTGCTCGAATTTCTCTTGCGGAACAAGAATCGTGTGCTGACCAGGACCGCCATCATCGAGCACGTGTGGGACATCAGTTATGACCCTATGACGAATATCGTGGATGCGCATATCCGGTCGTTGCGGGCGAAGATGGATCGCGACTTTTCTCCGGCGTTGATTACGACTGTGCGGGGGGCCGGCTATATGCTGGAAGATGAGGAAGCCGGACGATGA